Proteins from one Thermogemmatispora onikobensis genomic window:
- a CDS encoding YtxH domain-containing protein: MNNFFRGVLVGVGIGLLIAPMRGEEMRRLLGERLQQLRGYLPDNEQLNEYMQQVSSRVSQTAGNVKEYARQAATRVRDTAEELGSLAQKSAQDVSETARSLKPSNPS; this comes from the coding sequence ATGAACAACTTCTTTCGAGGAGTCCTGGTCGGCGTTGGTATCGGCCTGTTGATTGCTCCTATGCGCGGCGAAGAGATGCGCCGCCTACTCGGCGAGCGGCTGCAGCAGTTGCGCGGCTATCTCCCCGACAACGAGCAACTGAACGAATACATGCAGCAGGTCTCTAGCCGCGTTTCGCAGACCGCTGGCAACGTCAAGGAATACGCGCGCCAGGCCGCCACGCGCGTGCGCGACACTGCCGAGGAACTGGGCAGTCTGGCCCAGAAGTCGGCGCAGGATGTCAGCGAGACCGCACGCTCCCTCAAACCATCCAATCCAAGTTAG
- a CDS encoding TetR/AcrR family transcriptional regulator — protein MAERDPDPGDARARGKERLIQATESLLRSRPFEEVTVEEIAKEARLSRPAFYYHFAGGKEQLRATLVERGLLRERPAQDTRELILEAALRAFARSGISATTLDEIAAEAGVSRGTLCWHFHSKEELLTALIRHYIPHGTLQSTIAEAVQQAEEGQIDDRTALYRIVAAFHDTLMATPQGDLLRLAMLLIHSHPDAAQILARVLTENRKVLINFVRTRQEQGRFRRTFAPELIVQILASIFVTRVVARGLLSQLSVRQFSREELIEQVVDLLFYGMVPCDPDKRV, from the coding sequence ATGGCTGAGCGTGATCCTGATCCTGGCGACGCCAGAGCCAGGGGCAAAGAGCGCCTGATTCAGGCAACGGAGAGCTTGCTGCGCAGCCGTCCCTTTGAGGAAGTGACCGTTGAGGAGATCGCCAAAGAGGCCAGGCTGTCGCGTCCGGCTTTTTACTACCACTTCGCCGGCGGCAAGGAGCAGCTGCGGGCGACGCTGGTAGAGCGCGGGCTACTACGCGAGAGGCCAGCCCAGGATACGCGCGAGCTGATCCTGGAGGCAGCGTTGCGAGCCTTTGCGCGCTCGGGGATCTCGGCCACCACGCTGGATGAGATCGCCGCTGAGGCCGGGGTCTCACGCGGCACCCTCTGCTGGCACTTCCACAGCAAAGAGGAGCTGCTCACAGCCTTGATCAGGCATTACATCCCGCATGGGACGCTGCAGTCCACTATTGCCGAAGCCGTGCAGCAGGCCGAGGAAGGCCAGATCGACGATCGCACGGCGCTCTACCGCATTGTGGCGGCTTTCCACGATACGCTAATGGCTACTCCCCAGGGCGATTTGCTGCGCCTGGCCATGCTGCTGATCCATAGCCACCCTGACGCGGCCCAGATTCTGGCAAGGGTGCTGACGGAGAATCGCAAGGTCCTGATCAACTTCGTGCGCACGCGGCAGGAGCAGGGTCGCTTTCGCCGCACCTTTGCGCCGGAGCTGATCGTGCAGATCCTGGCTTCGATCTTCGTCACACGGGTCGTGGCGCGGGGCCTGCTCAGCCAGCTGTCTGTGAGACAATTTTCTCGCGAAGAGCTGATCGAGCAGGTGGTCGATCTGCTCTTTTACGGCATGGTACCCTGCGATCCAGACAAGCGAGTCTAG
- a CDS encoding aldehyde dehydrogenase family protein: MTLAESNVAVLPEVQTFIGSGPKKLFIGGRWEEAASGKTFPVYNPATGEVLAQVAEGDKEDIERAVQAARRSFESGPWRKMKPSERGRLIWKLADLIEQHSEEFAQLESLDNGKPLRIARIGDVALTVDMFRYVNGPRLKPGACPQPCRPGLQGWLTAAHCPAGQYSDHGYSERH; this comes from the coding sequence ATGACGCTGGCCGAAAGCAATGTCGCTGTCTTACCGGAAGTCCAGACCTTCATTGGAAGTGGGCCGAAGAAGCTCTTTATTGGGGGGAGATGGGAGGAGGCCGCTTCGGGCAAGACCTTTCCCGTCTACAATCCGGCCACTGGCGAAGTGTTGGCGCAGGTTGCCGAGGGAGACAAAGAGGACATTGAGCGGGCGGTGCAGGCGGCGCGGCGCAGCTTCGAGAGCGGTCCCTGGCGCAAGATGAAGCCCTCTGAGCGTGGGCGCCTGATCTGGAAGCTGGCCGACCTCATTGAGCAGCATAGCGAGGAGTTTGCTCAGCTTGAATCGTTGGACAACGGCAAGCCTCTGCGCATTGCGCGCATCGGCGATGTGGCGCTGACCGTCGACATGTTCCGCTATGTCAACGGCCCCAGGCTCAAGCCAGGGGCTTGCCCGCAGCCTTGTCGGCCCGGGCTTCAGGGCTGGTTGACAGCAGCCCACTGCCCCGCAGGGCAGTACAGCGATCACGGATATTCCGAGCGGCATTGA
- a CDS encoding competence protein CoiA, with protein sequence MLVAYGPDGQPVVADERALSQLQEWSQQRQLFCPNCRAVLHLRGGPARRTQLHFAHRKGECPWSTEEESERHMRGKATLAAWLSQQFPAARVTLEERLPEPNRIADVFVKHADGRQLAVEFQCAPLELEEWQRRHLAYQQAGITDLWIIGSNRRDKQEAFQEAILEVSGTLVFLDPLLTPARAWLRWPLSAQALQAWQEERPSSAQAPSLSTGGWVGRLGYGMTLSTTLGELRLNEEGTINHPLRLEHERRLRLRHLMTFADSVDEDLLAAYLYNTVSAEMIQRVLRPLLRAYRSDPDLLRRYNYGRGTPEQPVREADRQRVARACSWLRQLARQGFPPARLREVTQEIPFVGPYAAFVRYIEMLVTLAQTHR encoded by the coding sequence ATGCTCGTTGCTTACGGACCAGACGGTCAGCCCGTGGTAGCCGATGAGCGGGCCTTGAGTCAGCTGCAGGAATGGTCGCAGCAGCGCCAGCTGTTCTGTCCCAACTGCCGCGCCGTGCTGCATCTACGCGGCGGACCAGCACGACGGACCCAGCTCCATTTCGCTCATCGCAAAGGAGAATGCCCCTGGAGCACCGAAGAAGAATCGGAGCGGCACATGCGCGGCAAGGCTACGCTGGCCGCCTGGCTGAGCCAGCAATTTCCCGCCGCTCGCGTCACCCTGGAGGAACGGCTCCCTGAGCCGAATCGCATCGCCGACGTCTTCGTGAAACATGCCGATGGCCGCCAGCTGGCCGTTGAGTTCCAGTGCGCTCCTCTGGAACTCGAAGAGTGGCAGCGCCGCCACCTGGCCTATCAGCAGGCCGGCATCACCGATCTCTGGATCATCGGCAGCAATCGGCGCGACAAGCAAGAGGCTTTTCAAGAGGCCATTCTTGAGGTCAGCGGCACCCTCGTCTTTCTCGATCCCCTGCTTACTCCCGCCCGCGCCTGGCTGCGCTGGCCCCTGAGCGCCCAGGCTCTGCAGGCCTGGCAGGAGGAGAGGCCCAGCTCCGCCCAGGCCCCCAGCCTGAGCACCGGCGGCTGGGTCGGGCGCCTGGGCTATGGCATGACCTTAAGCACCACCCTGGGCGAGTTGCGCCTCAATGAAGAGGGCACGATCAATCACCCGCTGCGCCTCGAGCACGAGCGCCGCCTGCGTCTCCGCCATCTGATGACCTTTGCCGACAGCGTTGATGAGGATCTTCTTGCAGCTTATCTCTATAATACAGTTAGTGCTGAGATGATCCAGCGCGTGCTACGTCCCCTGCTGCGGGCCTATCGCAGCGATCCCGACCTGCTGCGTCGCTATAACTATGGGCGAGGCACCCCTGAGCAGCCGGTGCGGGAGGCGGACCGCCAGCGCGTCGCTCGCGCCTGCTCCTGGCTGAGACAGTTGGCCAGGCAGGGTTTTCCGCCCGCACGCTTGCGTGAAGTGACGCAGGAGATCCCTTTCGTCGGACCTTACGCTGCCTTCGTCCGCTACATCGAAATGTTAGTAACGCTCGCCCAAACTCACCGTTGA
- the argF gene encoding ornithine carbamoyltransferase: protein MACNLSKRHLLKLEDLSAEEIRALLALASRLKAAKSAGKEEQYLRGKNIVLLFEQDSTRTRTSFEVAAFDQGAHVTYIGPSGSHVGQKESIKDTARVLGRLYDGIAYRGPAQETVEELARYAGVPVWNAMTAHSHPTQVLADLLTMQEHVAKPLEAVSFCFVGNVSYNMADTLLVGGALMGMDVRLAGPRQLWPSETRLQEVQALAATSGARLTVTEDVAEAVRGCDVIYTDVWVSMGEDPALWGERIQLLAPYQVTSQLMALTHNPQVLFMHCLPALHNTETGLGRSIAARYGLEALEVTDEVFESPASIVFEQSENRMHTIKALMVATLAALSLDS from the coding sequence GTGGCCTGCAATTTGAGCAAGCGGCACTTGCTAAAATTGGAGGACCTCAGCGCTGAGGAGATTCGCGCCCTGTTGGCGCTGGCCAGCCGTCTGAAGGCGGCCAAGTCTGCCGGGAAGGAAGAGCAGTACTTGCGCGGCAAGAATATTGTCCTGCTGTTCGAACAGGACTCGACGCGCACGCGCACGAGCTTTGAAGTGGCGGCCTTTGATCAGGGGGCCCATGTCACCTATATTGGCCCCAGTGGCTCACATGTCGGGCAGAAGGAGAGCATCAAGGATACGGCGCGTGTGCTGGGGCGGCTCTACGATGGCATCGCCTACCGTGGTCCAGCTCAGGAGACGGTCGAGGAGCTGGCCCGCTATGCCGGGGTGCCGGTCTGGAATGCCATGACTGCCCACTCGCATCCGACGCAAGTTCTGGCCGATCTGCTCACGATGCAGGAGCATGTGGCGAAGCCGCTGGAGGCGGTGAGCTTCTGCTTTGTGGGGAATGTGAGCTATAACATGGCCGATACGCTGCTGGTGGGCGGGGCCTTGATGGGGATGGATGTCCGCCTGGCTGGTCCGCGCCAGCTCTGGCCCAGTGAGACGCGCCTGCAGGAGGTGCAGGCCCTGGCGGCCACCAGTGGCGCCCGCCTCACGGTGACCGAGGATGTCGCCGAGGCTGTGCGTGGCTGCGACGTCATCTACACTGATGTCTGGGTGTCGATGGGTGAGGACCCGGCCCTGTGGGGGGAGCGCATCCAGCTCCTCGCACCCTATCAAGTGACGTCCCAGCTCATGGCCCTTACCCACAACCCGCAGGTCCTCTTTATGCATTGTCTGCCAGCTCTCCACAATACTGAGACGGGTCTGGGCCGCTCGATCGCGGCGCGCTATGGCTTGGAGGCTCTGGAGGTCACCGACGAGGTCTTTGAGTCGCCAGCCTCCATTGTCTTCGAGCAGTCCGAAAATCGCATGCACACTATCAAAGCCCTGATGGTGGCCACCCTGGCAGCCCTATCGCTCGATAGTTAG
- a CDS encoding MDR family MFS transporter produces MQASEQTRRRGGGLAYKWIVAIVVIIGVFMSILDQTIVNIAIPHLQAAFGADLHTVQWVLTAYILTQGVVTPTAAFFADTLGIKRFYIISLAAFTLGSALCGLSWSLPALIFFRILQGIGGASLFPLSMALAFREFPPEERGMSMGLFGVPALLAPAIGPTLGGYLVTYAGWQLIFYINVPVGIVAVLLAIFLLREQPVERRPRFDAAGFVFAAAGLASLLYALSEASTYGWGSTLVRGFLLAGVLALAIFTAIELMLAARGGEPLLDLRIFTNGPFTTSTIAQVFIIFGMFGGLFLFPIYLQDLRGLSAFQAGLLLLPQALASMVSSVLGGVLVDRLGVRPVMIPGLLALALANWELTTITVHSPFGWFQWILVLRGVALGLSVQPLAVASLSTIRPEKLAQASSISTVTRSVSSSLGIAVLATLVQTQNQIHFGHLAEMVTPSSPLGQLIPRIQALFILHGADARSAYNAALQLIAQLLQQRSYVLAMQDAFRVTLLATVLAMVATLFVRSGVRPRWARRRGAPAASEERTTAAMETMFAG; encoded by the coding sequence ATGCAAGCAAGCGAGCAAACAAGGAGGCGTGGGGGTGGTCTGGCCTATAAGTGGATTGTGGCTATTGTGGTGATCATCGGCGTCTTCATGTCCATTCTGGACCAGACCATCGTCAATATTGCCATTCCCCACCTGCAAGCGGCCTTTGGGGCCGATCTGCACACCGTCCAGTGGGTGCTGACAGCCTATATTCTAACCCAGGGCGTGGTCACGCCAACGGCGGCCTTCTTCGCCGATACGTTGGGGATCAAACGCTTTTATATCATCTCCCTGGCAGCCTTTACACTTGGCTCGGCCCTCTGCGGCCTGTCCTGGAGCTTGCCAGCCCTGATCTTCTTCCGCATCCTGCAGGGCATCGGCGGCGCCTCGCTCTTCCCGCTCTCAATGGCCCTGGCCTTTAGGGAGTTCCCGCCCGAGGAGCGCGGGATGAGCATGGGCCTCTTCGGAGTGCCGGCTCTGCTGGCACCCGCCATCGGCCCAACCCTGGGCGGCTACCTGGTAACGTACGCCGGCTGGCAGCTGATCTTTTACATCAATGTCCCGGTCGGTATTGTAGCCGTACTGCTGGCGATCTTCCTGTTGCGCGAGCAGCCGGTGGAGCGCAGGCCGCGCTTCGATGCAGCGGGTTTTGTCTTTGCCGCTGCTGGCCTGGCCTCCCTGCTCTACGCCCTCTCAGAGGCCAGTACTTACGGCTGGGGCTCGACGCTGGTACGCGGCTTCTTGCTCGCCGGCGTGCTGGCGCTGGCCATCTTCACGGCCATCGAGCTGATGCTCGCAGCGCGCGGCGGCGAGCCACTGCTCGATTTACGCATCTTCACCAATGGCCCCTTTACAACCAGTACCATTGCCCAGGTCTTCATCATCTTCGGCATGTTTGGGGGTCTGTTCCTCTTCCCAATCTACCTGCAGGATCTGCGTGGACTGAGCGCCTTCCAGGCCGGCTTGCTGCTCCTGCCCCAGGCCCTGGCCTCGATGGTGAGCTCAGTGTTAGGCGGGGTGCTGGTCGACCGACTTGGAGTGCGCCCGGTAATGATTCCGGGCCTGCTGGCCCTGGCGCTGGCAAACTGGGAGCTGACGACCATCACGGTCCACTCGCCTTTCGGCTGGTTCCAGTGGATTCTAGTCCTGCGCGGTGTGGCCCTCGGTCTCTCGGTGCAGCCGCTGGCCGTGGCCAGTCTCTCGACAATTCGGCCCGAGAAGCTGGCCCAGGCCTCTTCGATCAGCACCGTCACCCGCTCGGTCTCTAGCTCCCTGGGCATCGCCGTGCTGGCAACGCTGGTCCAGACACAGAATCAGATCCATTTCGGCCATCTGGCAGAGATGGTCACGCCCAGCTCTCCCCTGGGACAGCTGATCCCGCGCATCCAGGCGCTCTTCATCCTGCACGGAGCTGATGCTCGCTCTGCCTATAACGCGGCGCTGCAGCTGATCGCTCAACTGCTGCAGCAGCGCAGCTACGTGCTGGCCATGCAGGATGCTTTCCGCGTGACCCTGCTGGCCACAGTGCTGGCTATGGTGGCGACGCTCTTCGTACGCTCGGGTGTTCGCCCTCGCTGGGCACGCCGTCGTGGGGCGCCCGCGGCCAGTGAGGAGCGCACAACTGCCGCCATGGAGACCATGTTTGCCGGCTAG
- a CDS encoding NUDIX domain-containing protein encodes MVESVYRYCPFCATPLREQMVGAVVRPSCPACDFVLYLGPKVVTVVVIEHEGQLLLGRRAIEPGRGKWSFCSGYVDRGEELEEAALREVKEETNLSVELLNLLGLYSRKGSPHLLVAYRARPLAGSLEELAPQPSEVSELAFFHPGAVPELAFPFDSVILRDWQALINRTRLSGSQSL; translated from the coding sequence ATGGTTGAGTCTGTGTATCGCTACTGTCCTTTCTGTGCTACGCCCTTGCGGGAGCAGATGGTAGGGGCGGTGGTGCGACCGAGCTGTCCGGCCTGTGACTTTGTGCTCTATCTTGGTCCGAAGGTGGTGACTGTCGTTGTCATTGAGCATGAGGGGCAACTCCTGCTAGGCCGGCGTGCTATTGAGCCTGGGAGGGGGAAGTGGAGTTTCTGCAGTGGCTATGTTGATCGCGGGGAAGAGCTGGAAGAGGCGGCGCTGCGCGAAGTGAAAGAAGAGACCAATTTGAGCGTCGAGCTGCTGAACCTGCTCGGTCTCTATAGTCGGAAGGGCAGCCCCCATCTGCTTGTCGCTTATCGAGCGCGCCCGTTGGCCGGCTCGCTGGAGGAGCTGGCTCCCCAGCCGAGCGAAGTCAGCGAACTGGCCTTTTTCCATCCTGGGGCAGTTCCTGAGCTGGCTTTCCCTTTTGACTCTGTCATTTTGCGTGATTGGCAAGCGCTGATCAATAGAACCAGGTTGTCAGGTTCGCAGAGTCTGTAA
- a CDS encoding LLM class F420-dependent oxidoreductase, giving the protein MALRFGLLVPQGWRLDLVGIADPIEAYETMTHVAREAENLGFDSIWLFDHFHTVPQPLQEVTFECWTSTAALARDTRRVRIGQMVTCSAYRNPALLAKMASTVDVLSHGRLDFGIGAGWYEHEWRAYGYGFPEAPERLRMLREAVQILLKMWTEEEAYFEGRYYQVHGAINQPKGVQQPHIPLLIGGGGEQVTLKLVAQYADACNVGHLDLAGIAHKFAVLQQHCEAIGRDYQTIKRTVLFNCAIAETDEEAMRKAQQSYMGRNVSPEQLRERELVGSPETIRQRLAAYEEVGAQEVIVYLPDAAQLESVRLFAHECMARLR; this is encoded by the coding sequence ATGGCATTACGATTTGGTCTGCTGGTTCCCCAGGGCTGGCGCCTCGACCTGGTAGGTATTGCCGATCCAATTGAAGCTTATGAGACGATGACGCATGTGGCCCGTGAGGCCGAGAACCTGGGCTTTGATTCGATCTGGCTCTTTGACCACTTCCATACGGTGCCGCAGCCGCTGCAGGAAGTGACCTTTGAATGCTGGACGAGCACAGCGGCCCTGGCCCGCGATACGCGGCGGGTGCGTATCGGGCAGATGGTGACCTGCAGCGCCTATCGCAATCCGGCCTTGTTGGCCAAGATGGCGAGTACGGTTGATGTGCTGAGCCACGGACGGCTGGACTTTGGCATTGGGGCTGGCTGGTACGAGCATGAGTGGCGCGCCTATGGCTACGGTTTCCCAGAGGCTCCGGAGCGCCTGCGCATGTTACGTGAGGCCGTGCAGATTCTTCTGAAGATGTGGACTGAGGAGGAGGCCTATTTTGAGGGGCGCTATTATCAGGTGCATGGCGCCATTAATCAGCCCAAGGGGGTGCAGCAGCCGCATATTCCCTTGCTGATCGGTGGTGGGGGGGAGCAGGTGACCTTGAAGCTGGTGGCTCAGTATGCCGATGCCTGCAATGTCGGTCATCTCGATCTGGCGGGAATTGCCCACAAATTCGCGGTGCTGCAGCAGCATTGCGAGGCTATTGGGAGGGATTATCAGACGATCAAGAGGACAGTGCTCTTTAATTGTGCTATTGCGGAGACCGATGAGGAGGCCATGCGCAAGGCTCAGCAGTCCTACATGGGGCGCAATGTATCGCCTGAGCAGCTGCGCGAGCGCGAGCTGGTGGGAAGTCCCGAGACGATCCGCCAGCGTTTGGCAGCCTACGAGGAGGTCGGGGCTCAGGAAGTGATTGTCTATCTCCCTGATGCGGCTCAGCTTGAATCGGTGCGCCTCTTTGCTCACGAGTGCATGGCCAGGCTGCGCTGA
- a CDS encoding glutamine synthetase family protein yields the protein MDISDVVRQARAANVRLVRFLYCDNGGIIRGKATHVEKLATRMREGIGQTLAMQAFTSVETLAAVEGMGPVGEFRLIPDPQTFVVLPYVPASASMLCDLVRLDGQPWEACPRTFLKRMVARLSEQGMRAEAAIEHEFYLARDVGGRFVPADQSLCYSSIGLDEQAEVIDAILAALEAVGLSVELFHTELGPAQQELSIRHAEVLTAADHVCLVREVVRGTARHYGLYATFAPKPFLDQAGSGAHIHLSLWGAEGSPQAGRNLFHDPQQRGGLSQTGKYFIGGVLRHLPALVALTCGSPNSYSRLLPHFWSSAYTAWGYDNREGAIRVPSPFWGREAESINLELKPSDHSGNPYLALGALIAAGLDGIQQQIDPGEPVEVDPGNLSDEERERRGIRRLPTTLDEALDELERDTVLLEALGPLLADSYVAVKRAEADFFREKTPEEVASQHFYKY from the coding sequence ATGGATATCAGCGATGTGGTGCGTCAGGCGCGGGCGGCCAATGTGCGTCTGGTGCGTTTCCTCTATTGTGATAATGGGGGGATCATCCGGGGCAAGGCGACGCATGTGGAGAAGCTGGCGACGCGCATGCGCGAAGGCATCGGGCAGACCCTGGCGATGCAGGCTTTCACCTCGGTCGAGACCCTGGCGGCAGTCGAGGGGATGGGGCCGGTGGGAGAGTTCCGCCTGATTCCTGATCCGCAGACCTTTGTGGTGCTGCCCTATGTCCCGGCCAGCGCCAGCATGCTGTGCGACTTGGTGCGTCTGGATGGCCAGCCCTGGGAAGCCTGTCCGCGCACCTTTCTGAAGCGGATGGTGGCGCGCCTGTCTGAACAGGGTATGCGGGCCGAGGCGGCCATCGAGCATGAGTTTTATCTGGCGCGTGATGTGGGAGGCCGCTTTGTGCCGGCGGACCAGAGCCTCTGCTACAGTAGCATCGGCCTGGATGAGCAAGCAGAGGTGATCGATGCCATTCTTGCCGCGCTGGAGGCGGTCGGGCTCTCGGTGGAGCTGTTTCATACGGAGCTGGGACCGGCCCAGCAAGAGCTGTCAATCCGCCATGCCGAGGTCCTGACGGCGGCTGATCACGTTTGCCTGGTGCGTGAGGTTGTGCGTGGGACGGCGCGTCACTATGGCCTCTATGCGACCTTTGCCCCCAAGCCGTTTCTGGATCAGGCTGGCAGCGGCGCCCACATTCACCTCAGTCTGTGGGGCGCCGAGGGGAGTCCCCAGGCCGGCAGGAATCTCTTCCATGATCCGCAGCAGCGTGGTGGCCTGAGCCAGACCGGCAAATATTTCATCGGTGGGGTGCTCCGTCACTTGCCGGCGCTGGTGGCGCTGACCTGTGGCAGCCCCAACTCGTATAGCCGCTTGCTGCCGCACTTCTGGAGTTCGGCGTATACGGCCTGGGGCTACGATAACCGTGAGGGAGCGATTCGCGTGCCGTCGCCTTTCTGGGGACGGGAGGCCGAATCGATCAATCTGGAGCTGAAGCCCTCTGATCATAGTGGCAATCCCTATCTGGCGCTGGGGGCTTTGATCGCTGCAGGTCTGGATGGCATCCAGCAGCAGATCGATCCGGGGGAGCCGGTTGAGGTTGATCCGGGCAACCTCAGCGATGAGGAGCGCGAGCGGCGGGGCATTCGGCGGCTACCAACGACGCTGGATGAGGCCCTGGATGAGCTGGAGCGCGATACGGTCCTGCTGGAGGCCCTGGGGCCGTTGCTGGCAGATTCCTATGTGGCTGTGAAACGGGCCGAGGCCGATTTCTTCCGCGAGAAGACGCCGGAGGAGGTGGCCAGCCAGCATTTCTATAAGTACTAG
- a CDS encoding HlyD family secretion protein, with protein MRRLILVPVLTVVALFAIAGGIAYWIYYNYTYYSTDDAQVTAPIVTINAPTSGTLTTLSTNLGDHVNAGQAVAQLTPVATATTSASTSAAAPAQNASASTAASRANAARAVPLTSPISGTVIQVAAVPGQQVVAGSPLLEIYDPSHLTVTAYVDENAINNIQTGQSVDITIDAYKDTKFTGHVKQIVQAAASEFSLLPVQDNASGNFTKVGQRIPVIISLDGTAGKTLMPGMSAEVTIHLH; from the coding sequence ATGAGACGCCTGATTCTGGTCCCCGTCCTGACGGTGGTCGCTTTATTTGCGATTGCTGGCGGGATCGCTTACTGGATTTACTATAACTACACATACTACAGCACCGACGATGCTCAGGTAACTGCTCCGATTGTAACGATCAACGCGCCCACCAGCGGCACGCTGACTACCCTGAGCACTAACCTGGGTGACCATGTGAATGCCGGTCAGGCTGTAGCCCAGCTGACACCAGTGGCGACCGCGACCACCAGCGCGAGCACCAGCGCTGCCGCCCCAGCACAGAACGCATCTGCGTCTACAGCAGCATCCCGCGCAAACGCAGCCCGGGCTGTTCCTCTGACCAGCCCTATCAGCGGGACGGTGATCCAGGTCGCGGCTGTCCCCGGCCAGCAGGTGGTCGCTGGTTCTCCACTGCTGGAAATCTATGATCCCAGCCACTTGACGGTAACAGCCTACGTCGATGAGAATGCTATCAACAATATCCAAACTGGCCAGAGTGTCGATATAACAATCGATGCATATAAAGACACAAAGTTCACGGGCCATGTGAAGCAGATTGTCCAGGCAGCCGCTTCGGAGTTCTCGCTCCTGCCGGTGCAAGATAACGCTAGCGGCAATTTCACCAAGGTCGGTCAGCGCATCCCGGTGATTATTAGCCTGGATGGCACCGCCGGCAAGACCTTGATGCCAGGTATGAGCGCTGAAGTGACCATCCATCTTCACTAA
- the murA gene encoding UDP-N-acetylglucosamine 1-carboxyvinyltransferase, with translation MMMPMPNALGTPQQTTYAYRIEGGYPVVGEITCLGAKNFATKAMVAALLGETPTVLTNVPPIGDVQITAEMLMGIGARVEQLDETTLLIDPTTVNASTVPLAQSGSNRAPILLLGALLHRFERVAVPVVGGCQIGARKVDFHLDAIQRFGGLVEETPEGYVAQRVQPLRGTHIHLPYPSVGATETCLFLSVLAEGRTLISNAAIEPEIFELITMLRSMGAIIFTSPGRDIRVEGVKRLTGTRMTVLGDRIEAASWASLACASDGDVTVHGIRPDSLGNFLSYYQQVGGGFEFVDANSIRFFRRRTLSPAIIETDVYPGFSTDWQQPFAVLLTQADGISIIHETVYEKRFGYLKALNRLGARTQLTTHCLGSVPCRYRDMNYEHSAIIIGPTPFTAVDEEIVIPDLRAGLAYVIAAAIARGTSVITGIHFLERGYGNIVPRLAAMNLKIERIPYRMPAVAEA, from the coding sequence ATGATGATGCCTATGCCCAACGCTTTAGGAACACCACAGCAGACAACCTATGCCTATCGCATTGAGGGCGGCTATCCTGTCGTGGGCGAGATTACCTGTCTGGGCGCCAAGAACTTTGCGACGAAGGCGATGGTGGCGGCCCTGCTAGGAGAGACGCCAACAGTACTCACCAATGTGCCGCCCATTGGCGATGTCCAGATCACGGCGGAGATGCTGATGGGGATTGGGGCACGGGTGGAACAGCTCGATGAAACGACACTGCTCATTGATCCGACAACGGTCAATGCTTCGACAGTCCCCTTGGCTCAGTCTGGCAGCAACCGGGCGCCGATCTTGCTCCTGGGGGCCTTGCTACACCGATTCGAGCGGGTCGCGGTGCCGGTTGTGGGTGGCTGCCAGATTGGGGCGCGCAAGGTGGATTTCCACCTCGATGCCATTCAGCGCTTCGGTGGTCTGGTCGAGGAGACGCCCGAGGGCTACGTGGCGCAGCGTGTGCAGCCGTTGCGGGGGACCCATATCCATCTGCCCTATCCGAGTGTGGGGGCGACCGAGACTTGCCTTTTCTTGAGTGTACTGGCCGAGGGGCGAACGCTGATTTCGAACGCGGCGATCGAGCCGGAGATCTTTGAGCTGATTACGATGCTGCGCTCGATGGGGGCGATTATCTTCACCTCCCCGGGTCGAGATATTCGGGTGGAGGGGGTTAAGCGTCTGACGGGAACGCGCATGACAGTGCTGGGCGACCGCATCGAGGCGGCTTCTTGGGCTTCGCTGGCCTGCGCCTCCGATGGCGATGTGACGGTGCATGGGATTCGCCCGGATAGCCTCGGCAATTTTCTCTCCTATTACCAGCAGGTGGGTGGCGGCTTCGAATTTGTCGACGCCAACAGTATCCGCTTTTTCCGCCGGCGCACGCTCAGTCCAGCGATCATCGAGACCGATGTCTATCCGGGCTTCTCGACGGACTGGCAGCAGCCGTTTGCCGTACTGCTGACGCAGGCCGATGGCATCTCGATTATTCACGAGACCGTCTATGAGAAGCGCTTTGGCTATCTTAAGGCGCTCAATCGGCTGGGGGCACGGACGCAGCTGACGACGCATTGTTTGGGCAGCGTGCCGTGTCGCTATCGCGATATGAATTATGAGCATAGTGCCATTATTATTGGCCCGACGCCCTTTACGGCGGTCGATGAGGAGATTGTCATTCCCGACCTGCGCGCTGGCCTGGCCTATGTGATCGCGGCGGCTATTGCACGCGGCACCTCGGTCATTACAGGAATCCATTTCCTGGAGCGGGGCTACGGGAATATTGTGCCGCGACTGGCGGCCATGAATCTGAAGATTGAGCGGATTCCTTATCGGATGCCGGCGGTGGCAGAGGCATGA